The following DNA comes from Microbacterium terregens.
CACGCTCGCGCAGCAGCTCGTGGACCACGCCAACCACGTCCTTCGCAATCGGTACCGCGAGCAGCTCGGTTTGGCGCCCGGACCCCACGACACCAGCAGTGACTGGATGATCACCACATCCGCCGTACGCGCAGGGGCAACCGCACGGCTCGACGGCGCCGAGATCGACGCGGTGGAGATTGACACCGACCCCTCCGTCTACGCAATCGGCTTCCCGCTCAGCGAAGACGTCGTCGTCACTGCCGTGCTGCCAAGGGACGAGCTGATCTACCTCGACCAATCGTTCACCACCGACACGCCTGAGCAGCGCTGACCGCGACTCGACGCCGAGGGTCGCACTTGTGGATCCGCTTGCGGATCATGCGGATTATCGTGCGCGGGCTGGCCTTGCGCGGGTTTCTTTGTGCTGATCGTCAGTTGGCCCGCTCGGGCAGGCGCCGGACGTGTCTCGTAGCCTCGGCGTCTCAAAACCCATGGCATACGAGACAGTGTTGCTTCCGGACGGCACGGCGAGTCGGCCGTTGGCAACAAGGCTTGGGACGAAGTTCGAGTCGCGAAGATGAGTGAGGGTGGAAGAGCCTTGGCGCGTCACCGTGGACTACCCCAGCTCGGCAGTCTGCCCCGAGCCGGCCGCCCTTGCCCATCAACCCGCTCGGCACGCGTGAGTGCTCGCGTCGTGGAATACGTCGGCGCGCAGCGTCGGCGCTATGCCGCGAAAGCGCGGGCACGGAAGCGGGGCAAGTGGGTACCCTCGAATGGCGCCGGCGAAATCAGCCAAGACGGCGCGGCACTGCGAATGCGAGTCCGCGTCCAGGCCGCAAAAAGTCCGCAGAATCCTTCGCGCACGCCCCTCAGGCCAGTCCCACAACAGCGGAAATACCGCGGAATCCCACGGATCTCACCTGCGGGCACCCACTGGCAAACCCCCGATGCAGTCCATCTAGAACTGCGGCGATGTCGCGCGCCCGGTCTACACTCCCGAGCATGGGCAGCATCTCCCCATACGATTCGGCGCAGGGGCGCCGGTACCGAGTGCGATACCGCAAGCCGGACCAGACGCAAACGGACAAGCGCGGCTTCCGAACGAAGCGTGAGGCAGAGCTTTTTCTGGCCTCAGTTGAATTGGACAAGGCTCGCGGCGGGTACATCGATCCGAGCAGGGCGCGCGTCACGATCGAGCAGTGGATGGACATCTGGCTCTCGTCGCGAACCGACGTGCGCGCGACCACCCGCGATCGCATCGAGGGGATCGTCACCAAGCATGTGAATCCGAAGCTGGGCCCCCTGCCGCTAGGCGACCTGACCCGACTGGGGGTCCAGCAATGGGCGTCGAAGCTTCCCGGTGAACCAGCCACCGTGCGAAAGATCGTCCTCGTCCTCTCTGGCGCTCTTCAGCTCGCTGTGGAGGATGGTCGTCTCTCTCATAACCCCGCCGCGACGCTGCGACTCGCAAGGACGGTACAGAAGCGCAAGCGGTACCTCAGCCATGCCGAGGTCGGAGCGCTTGCTCAAGCGGTCGGCCGACAACCGAACGGCGCGCAGTTGGGCTACGACATCCTCGTGCTCGTGCTGGCGTATTGCGGGCTCCGCTGGGGCGAGGCATCCGGGCTCCGCGTGAAGGACGTCGACCTGGAACGCAGCCGACTCAACATCGAAGTCACGGTCGTCATGGTGAAGGGCCACCAGCGGCAAGAAGCGCCGAAGGACTACGAACACCGGTCGATTCCCATTCCTGCTTTCCTCCGCCCGCACCTCGCTCGTCAGATCGCCGGCCGGTCCCCCAACTCACCGGTGTTCTACGGCCAGCGGACAGGGACGTGGTTGCGCAACGCTGTCTTTCGGCTCGGCTGGTTCAACGAGGCGGCCGTCAGTATCGGGTTGACGGGTCTGACCCCGCACGAGTTGCGCCACACGGCGGCGTCTCTGGCGATCTCCGCGGGTGCAAACGTCAAAGCGGTGCAGCGAATGCTCGGCCATGCCAAGGCCAGCGTTACTCTCGACGTGTACGCGGACCTGTTCGAGGAGGATCTCGATGCCGTCGCGATCTCGCTCAACGCGGCTGCACTCCTGACGGCTGTCGGCGAATTCTACGCTGTGTCCGAGAGCGACTAGACGAACCTCGCTTTGGGCCTCATCGCCCCGGCGAGCAGGGCCCGACAGCGTGCGATCGCCGTGCCTCGCGCCATCTGAAGGCGAGACGGAGTGATGGTCAAAAGCCTGCAAAAGCGCGCCCGAATCGGCGTTTCAAGCCGACCATCTGCAAGTAACGCCTCTAGTATCCGTGGGCAAACTGTGGGCAGATCGAATAATCAGCCACGATGACCTCCTCCAGAAATGACGAAAACCCCCGGATGACCGGGGGTTTTCGTTGGTGACCCCAGCGGGATTCGAACCCGCGTTACCGCCGTGAGAGGGCGGCGTACTAGGCCTCTATACGATGGGGCCGCACAGGACAACCGTATAAGTATGCCATGCGTCCGGCGCACCCAACAAATCCGAGCGGGGCCGTCAAGAACTTGCTCAGACCGCTCCCGCCCAGTTGACTCGGAGCATGCGAGTCACCAAGCACCTCCACGCCGCGCTCACCGTCCAGGACTCCGGGAAGACGCTGGTCATCGACCCCGGATCATACACAGACCCGCTCGTGGACGTGGGCGACGTCGTCGCGATCGTCCTCACGCACGAGCACGCCGACCACTGGACACCCGACCACCTCGACCGACTGCTGCGCAACGCGCCCGGCATCCCGATCCTCGCGCCCGAGGGTGTGGCAAAGGCCGCCGCGGGCTATGACATCACGGTCGTGAACCCGGGTGACACGGTGCACGTCGAGCCGTTCACGCTCAGGTTCTTCGGCGGACAGCACGCCGTCATCCATGAGACGGTCCCGGTGATCGACAACGTCGGCGTGCTCGTGAACGATCAGCTCTACTACCCGGGTGATTCCTACGCCGTGCCGAAGGGCGTGGATGTGCGGCTGCTCGCCGCACCGCTCGGTGCGCCGTGGCTGAAGATCGGCGAAGCGATGGACTTCGTGCTGGCCGTCGCCCCGCAGCAGGCATTCGGGACGCACGACATGACTCTCTCGGTCATCGGTCGCACCATGCACCGCGCCCGGCTGCGCTGGGCGACTGAGAAGAACGACGGCGAGTTCCTCGAGCTCGAATCGGGCGATTCGACGGATCTGTAGGAGCGAGGACGACGGATGCCGCGACCCGAGAGCCGCGGCATCCGTCGTATCGACGCGCTCAGCGCGTGAGCGAACTCAGTTCCCCGAATCCGCGCGCCGGGCGATCATCATTCCGCGTCGAGGTCGGTCTCGAGCAGCGTCACCAGTTCGTCCAGCGCCTGCTCCGATCCGTCGCCCTCGGCTTTGAGGGTCACGACTGTGCCGTGCGAGGCACCCAGGCCCATGAGCGAGAGGATGCTGCCCGCGTTCAGGTCCGCACCGCCCTCGACCGCGATGGTG
Coding sequences within:
- a CDS encoding tyrosine-type recombinase/integrase translates to MGSISPYDSAQGRRYRVRYRKPDQTQTDKRGFRTKREAELFLASVELDKARGGYIDPSRARVTIEQWMDIWLSSRTDVRATTRDRIEGIVTKHVNPKLGPLPLGDLTRLGVQQWASKLPGEPATVRKIVLVLSGALQLAVEDGRLSHNPAATLRLARTVQKRKRYLSHAEVGALAQAVGRQPNGAQLGYDILVLVLAYCGLRWGEASGLRVKDVDLERSRLNIEVTVVMVKGHQRQEAPKDYEHRSIPIPAFLRPHLARQIAGRSPNSPVFYGQRTGTWLRNAVFRLGWFNEAAVSIGLTGLTPHELRHTAASLAISAGANVKAVQRMLGHAKASVTLDVYADLFEEDLDAVAISLNAAALLTAVGEFYAVSESD
- a CDS encoding HPr family phosphocarrier protein: MAERQATIASSSGLHARPAKLFVQAVQEKKIPVTIAVEGGADLNAGSILSLMGLGASHGTVVTLKAEGDGSEQALDELVTLLETDLDAE
- a CDS encoding MBL fold metallo-hydrolase: MRVTKHLHAALTVQDSGKTLVIDPGSYTDPLVDVGDVVAIVLTHEHADHWTPDHLDRLLRNAPGIPILAPEGVAKAAAGYDITVVNPGDTVHVEPFTLRFFGGQHAVIHETVPVIDNVGVLVNDQLYYPGDSYAVPKGVDVRLLAAPLGAPWLKIGEAMDFVLAVAPQQAFGTHDMTLSVIGRTMHRARLRWATEKNDGEFLELESGDSTDL